The following are encoded in a window of Rubritalea squalenifaciens DSM 18772 genomic DNA:
- a CDS encoding beta-N-acetylhexosaminidase family protein encodes MKKTRNCSLLIPLASAALCLSASAGDPAKDVYPKPQKVNHLGKAETTADMLSADAKKFPALASALQSRKIEPKGSFAITTTQGEAAKAILQKASVNDIPGAYVLEVSETGIKIAATDETGIFYATQTLAQMIETDGKLTHCLVADWPDMPFRGSIEGFYGKPWEHQRRLSQIQFYGKYKMNAYIYGPKDDPYSGFNSHHWRDEYPAEQAKQITELVAAAKQSHVNFIWALHPGSSIRWDDKDGDGTPDDILVSIKKLEAMYDLGVRSFAVFFDDIGGEGAKAEMQAKMLNQINRDFIKKKKDVTPLLMCPTDYAGGHGSEYKKSLGAALDKDIDIMWTGPGICSDIPSRVVQEVSQHWQRKPFIWWNWPVNDYCRYNLLLGRTYGLDKANKGKLSGFASNPMDKPEASKIGLFSIADWAWNVDAFESENSWRASFPRLYPGLAKPMFLFAQHNSDQGPNGHGYRREESVDMKPVVDNALEKYRETKSLPQEEAEVLMKEFRDITAAAQEISSKLPESDPALWHEIEYWVKSFEQLGEAGQAAITLATGKAGNGEAHMKLFSAIATAKARQQEFSDAQKKRHFEETFPSDKKWAKGCKVATLVLTPFVDEIFKTEWDKAYKLLGGKSTTTSAIYKAFSNAKGLDNIQAERSGKYVNLTRILEVVKLEPQQHIGLALPEGIFATYIHIKLDNEKAAEACNIEVSTDGSNWKPFNARKGKGEIQNPVNVNHKIRFFRLVNTSQETAEFRINQLKFDIPEDAKENSLAATEDGNPATYFTMENEQTFTGPDKATKAFFITDAPKEAIKQDGNKLTISPAAGSKAHVFEIIWR; translated from the coding sequence ATGAAGAAAACACGCAATTGCTCTCTATTGATTCCTCTTGCCAGCGCAGCTCTGTGCCTATCGGCAAGCGCAGGCGACCCAGCCAAAGACGTCTACCCGAAGCCTCAGAAGGTGAACCACCTCGGCAAAGCCGAAACCACCGCCGACATGCTCTCCGCTGACGCCAAGAAATTCCCCGCACTCGCCAGCGCACTCCAGTCGCGCAAGATCGAGCCCAAGGGATCTTTCGCCATCACCACCACACAAGGTGAGGCAGCGAAAGCCATCCTGCAAAAGGCCTCCGTCAACGATATCCCCGGCGCCTATGTCCTCGAAGTCTCTGAGACTGGCATCAAGATCGCCGCCACGGACGAAACTGGCATTTTCTACGCCACACAGACACTCGCCCAGATGATCGAAACCGACGGCAAGCTCACACATTGCTTAGTCGCCGACTGGCCGGACATGCCTTTCCGCGGGTCCATCGAAGGCTTCTACGGCAAACCCTGGGAACACCAGCGCCGCCTCAGCCAGATCCAGTTCTATGGCAAGTACAAGATGAACGCCTACATCTACGGACCGAAAGACGATCCCTACTCTGGCTTCAACTCCCACCACTGGCGTGACGAATACCCTGCCGAGCAGGCTAAGCAGATCACCGAACTCGTAGCAGCCGCCAAGCAGAGCCACGTCAACTTCATCTGGGCTCTTCATCCCGGTTCCTCCATCCGCTGGGATGACAAGGATGGAGACGGCACCCCGGATGACATCCTCGTGTCCATTAAGAAGCTCGAGGCCATGTATGATCTGGGTGTCAGATCCTTTGCCGTCTTCTTTGATGACATCGGCGGAGAAGGAGCCAAGGCAGAAATGCAGGCCAAGATGCTCAACCAGATCAACCGTGACTTCATCAAGAAAAAGAAGGACGTCACCCCACTACTCATGTGCCCGACTGACTACGCAGGTGGCCACGGCAGTGAGTACAAGAAAAGCCTCGGCGCAGCCCTGGATAAAGACATTGATATCATGTGGACCGGCCCCGGCATCTGCTCGGACATCCCATCCCGCGTCGTTCAAGAAGTCTCCCAGCACTGGCAGCGCAAGCCCTTCATCTGGTGGAACTGGCCAGTCAATGACTACTGCCGCTACAATCTCCTGTTAGGCCGAACCTACGGACTGGACAAAGCGAACAAAGGTAAACTCTCAGGCTTCGCTTCCAACCCGATGGACAAACCGGAGGCCTCCAAGATCGGTCTCTTCAGCATCGCCGACTGGGCGTGGAACGTAGACGCCTTCGAATCAGAAAACTCCTGGCGCGCCTCATTCCCGCGCCTCTACCCCGGCCTCGCCAAGCCGATGTTCCTCTTCGCCCAGCACAACTCGGACCAAGGCCCGAATGGCCATGGCTACCGCCGCGAGGAATCCGTAGACATGAAGCCCGTCGTGGACAACGCACTGGAGAAGTACCGTGAGACCAAATCCCTTCCACAGGAAGAAGCCGAGGTACTCATGAAGGAGTTCCGCGACATCACGGCCGCGGCCCAAGAAATCAGCAGCAAGCTCCCAGAGAGCGATCCCGCACTCTGGCATGAGATCGAGTACTGGGTGAAATCCTTCGAACAGCTCGGCGAGGCAGGGCAGGCCGCCATCACTCTGGCTACAGGCAAGGCTGGCAACGGCGAGGCCCATATGAAGCTCTTCTCCGCCATCGCCACAGCCAAGGCACGCCAGCAGGAATTCTCAGACGCGCAGAAGAAGCGCCACTTCGAAGAAACATTCCCGAGTGACAAGAAATGGGCCAAAGGCTGCAAGGTGGCCACTCTCGTGCTCACCCCCTTTGTGGACGAAATCTTCAAGACCGAGTGGGACAAAGCCTACAAGCTCCTCGGTGGCAAGAGCACCACTACCAGCGCCATCTACAAGGCATTCTCGAACGCCAAGGGTCTGGACAACATCCAGGCTGAGCGCAGCGGCAAGTACGTCAACCTCACCCGCATTCTTGAAGTCGTGAAGCTCGAGCCACAGCAGCACATCGGCCTCGCCCTGCCAGAGGGCATCTTCGCCACCTACATCCACATCAAGCTGGATAACGAAAAGGCTGCCGAGGCATGCAACATCGAAGTCTCCACCGACGGCTCCAACTGGAAACCCTTCAACGCCAGAAAAGGCAAAGGAGAGATCCAGAATCCAGTAAACGTGAATCATAAGATCCGCTTCTTCCGACTCGTCAACACCTCACAGGAGACCGCCGAGTTCCGCATCAACCAGCTCAAGTTCGACATCCCGGAAGACGCCAAGGAAAACTCCCTGGCAGCCACTGAGGACGGAAACCCCGCCACCTACTTCACCATGGAGAATGAGCAGACCTTCACTGGCCCCGATAAAGCCACCAAAGCCTTTTTCATCACGGACGCACCCAAGGAAGCTATCAAACAAGACGGTAACAAGCTGACCATCTCCCCAGCCGCGGGCAGCAAGGCACACGTCTTCGAGATCATCTGGCGCTAA
- a CDS encoding zeta toxin family protein, whose translation MPAPLLIIIGGPNGAGKTTFAREYLTHEMKGLRFLNTDEIARGLSPFDVDAVAIKAGRTFIQEVKSEIKQGNSLAIESTLSGKTHAQLIARAKKAGYRTRLHFVWIPSIQLSKQRVAQRKKLGGHDVPLKDIERRFPRVMQNLTSTYLPLADEWTIWNGAITPPKVLANHDSHTILSVTEFLAE comes from the coding sequence ATGCCCGCCCCACTCCTCATCATTATCGGCGGCCCGAATGGGGCGGGCAAAACCACCTTCGCCCGTGAGTACCTAACTCACGAAATGAAGGGACTGCGCTTCCTCAATACCGATGAAATCGCACGGGGCCTCTCCCCCTTTGATGTGGATGCCGTCGCCATCAAAGCAGGCCGAACTTTCATTCAAGAGGTCAAATCAGAGATCAAACAAGGCAATAGCCTAGCCATCGAGTCCACTCTCAGCGGCAAAACCCATGCCCAACTGATCGCGCGCGCCAAGAAAGCCGGATATAGGACAAGACTCCATTTCGTCTGGATCCCATCTATCCAGCTATCCAAGCAGCGTGTTGCCCAACGCAAGAAATTAGGAGGACACGATGTTCCCCTGAAAGATATTGAGCGTCGTTTCCCTAGGGTGATGCAAAACCTGACAAGTACCTACCTACCACTGGCAGATGAATGGACGATCTGGAATGGAGCTATCACTCCACCAAAAGTATTGGCAAACCATGATTCCCACACTATCCTGTCTGTAACAGAGTTCCTTGCAGAATGA
- a CDS encoding PEP-CTERM sorting domain-containing protein — protein MNNLILMTVLGLSSGANAAISLVNGDFEDGTVTTGWDAFGGTGNAETTDPILGSQSVVSTNSTFAQDFSDANDVFNFQLDFAVRLTSVNSTQRIRLRGDNNSGDLITMRLSSGGIDTFSGAWGQRVAESITAGTDYFVRITGTDLDSGDRAYTVGISTDGVTYNTGAETTAFHSAGVGTGFETIVLDSSSGGAVWDGVSVTAVPEPSGAALIGLAGLGFILRRRR, from the coding sequence ATGAATAACCTCATACTAATGACGGTCCTGGGCCTTAGCTCAGGAGCAAATGCAGCGATCTCTCTGGTTAATGGAGATTTCGAGGATGGTACCGTAACGACTGGGTGGGATGCCTTTGGTGGAACTGGTAATGCGGAAACGACTGATCCTATTCTCGGATCTCAGTCCGTAGTCAGCACCAATTCCACCTTTGCTCAGGATTTCTCTGATGCGAATGACGTCTTCAATTTCCAGCTGGATTTCGCGGTTCGCCTGACGAGCGTGAATAGCACGCAGCGGATTCGTCTGCGCGGTGATAACAATTCAGGTGATCTGATTACGATGCGCTTGAGCAGCGGTGGTATTGATACCTTCTCCGGAGCTTGGGGGCAGCGTGTGGCCGAGTCCATTACAGCGGGAACAGATTACTTTGTGCGTATTACTGGTACTGATTTGGATTCCGGGGACCGTGCCTACACTGTAGGGATTTCCACTGACGGCGTAACTTACAACACAGGAGCTGAAACCACTGCATTCCACTCAGCTGGTGTAGGCACAGGTTTCGAGACTATTGTTCTTGATAGCTCCTCTGGTGGTGCTGTTTGGGATGGAGTCAGTGTGACTGCTGTGCCTGAGCCTTCTGGTGCAGCGCTTATTGGTTTGGCTGGTCTTGGGTTCATCCTGCGTCGTCGCCGCTAA
- a CDS encoding sulfatase-like hydrolase/transferase — MKLQNPRLVAAVCLSLQLSGSALESPLMGISSPAGPAAIALSWEDMSTSETGFEIERHGGDNSWALVATVPANSTHYYDRGLSEQSTYSYRVRAIDSGSSSAWHDLGSATTTLKMNIIFFLADDMGYKDIAALRNPSIDGPSIYETPALDQLVSDGVSIDNAYCSGPRCVVARRSILTGKYDWRPEAVPNNDFYIDHDGDPIGGGIYAGGTTVSGSQSGAGVTIPDNETYGEALQSAGYRTCYIGKYHLGESPSLVAVPGYTFGDQPARGPRQQGFDVSIASGHAGAPPASYFSVENQHATGSYTFELPDLDDTSWGTSAPIAGEYITDRLTQKAIGFISDSISNHASDPFCMTLAHYAVHTPAEAKTTDIDYFKSKKQGMASTLATHPMASTPLITDYSSKTRMIQDNVVYAAMLKSYDDSLASLRAYLATTDDPRNPGKKLSETTIIVVSSDHGGKSTTPIADGKSLEDDSTDPVNPAPTYVESKGAYKSGTPNAYSSYPTSNYPFRQGKTWVYEGGLKIPLIVYYPGVTPAGSHSSSFVHGADFFASFVDMAGGSQSSESSDSVSFMLSAALPELSARKDLHHFFTNANTGTGNPALAAYRKGDYKLLYFMVQRKVELYNLAADIYEQNDISEIRPDLAKEMLHQVYQQFLETGAKMPKPGSNTWKSEQEILVSNGVISALPTPPDAAPSNLTVTQLSETALQLDWTVNATNATHAIIYRSSPDEDGTYREIAYVPVSQTSYIDTHFTSIVGQKYKYRIELENLGGWNGFSIDASGEFSSGSSNNGVTNTGNTVHTLVSDDALALQLNDDDITSVPGEERIIYPLLNDLGEGQMTITSITQPSTGYATTDGETVTFHAPAEFAGGITIDYTVSDSASQTDTATLYIELPDVSTETGLVAWEFDDAATTQLENTTSTTGISFTGTTSANVATDGSGLLVLSNDTKNHNRTSQDITATPYENGSYRFRFRVQDVDLSNADNGAAFGFSFRDQALTSDFGIVRFKKSGSDIILEVRNNNPANNNAVTLHTIAGLTINDAVVTSTLDLDNKTISTSLELNGGAAIDLADATAYTGAQKLDTIKFQANTNSAGALQAKIDYFRVFSVATEGPLYQAWSGSFDWNGVKDILSTDDPDKDGLSNFVEFSMGTSPLNPNSPEDIFTLVPQGDGLALQFTPFRNTSAISYKVLFSDDLVDWGSISSVTISSSAGQSTTVPLPTLTKAFSKIQIKETLN, encoded by the coding sequence ATGAAACTCCAAAACCCACGACTCGTCGCAGCCGTCTGCCTCAGCTTGCAACTCAGCGGCTCGGCATTGGAAAGCCCGCTCATGGGCATATCCTCACCTGCAGGCCCCGCAGCCATTGCCCTTTCCTGGGAAGACATGTCCACCAGCGAGACTGGATTTGAAATCGAACGCCACGGCGGAGACAACAGCTGGGCACTCGTAGCCACCGTCCCCGCAAACTCCACCCATTACTACGATCGCGGCCTTAGTGAGCAATCCACCTACAGCTACCGTGTCCGCGCCATTGATTCTGGAAGCAGCTCAGCCTGGCACGATCTTGGCAGCGCCACCACGACCCTGAAAATGAATATCATTTTCTTCCTAGCCGATGACATGGGCTACAAGGATATCGCCGCACTCCGCAACCCATCTATTGATGGACCAAGTATCTACGAAACCCCTGCACTGGACCAGCTGGTAAGCGATGGAGTCAGCATTGATAACGCCTACTGCTCCGGTCCTCGCTGCGTGGTCGCCCGCCGCTCCATTCTCACCGGAAAATATGACTGGCGCCCGGAAGCCGTGCCAAACAACGATTTCTACATCGATCACGATGGTGATCCGATCGGCGGCGGCATCTACGCAGGCGGCACCACGGTCTCTGGCTCCCAATCAGGTGCCGGAGTCACCATCCCGGACAACGAAACCTATGGCGAGGCCCTCCAGTCCGCTGGCTACCGTACCTGCTACATCGGCAAATACCACCTGGGGGAATCCCCCTCTCTTGTGGCTGTCCCGGGCTACACCTTTGGCGACCAGCCCGCCCGCGGCCCACGCCAGCAAGGCTTTGATGTTTCCATAGCTTCAGGCCACGCCGGAGCTCCACCAGCATCCTACTTCTCTGTAGAAAACCAGCACGCCACAGGCTCCTACACCTTTGAGCTGCCAGACCTCGATGACACCAGCTGGGGAACCTCCGCACCAATCGCCGGAGAATACATCACTGACCGACTTACCCAGAAAGCCATCGGATTCATTTCAGACTCCATCAGCAATCATGCCAGCGACCCCTTCTGCATGACTCTGGCCCACTACGCTGTCCACACACCAGCAGAAGCCAAGACTACTGACATCGACTACTTCAAAAGCAAGAAGCAAGGCATGGCCTCCACCCTGGCCACCCACCCGATGGCCTCCACACCACTCATCACGGACTACTCCTCCAAAACCCGCATGATCCAAGACAACGTCGTCTACGCCGCCATGCTCAAGAGCTACGATGACTCTCTCGCCAGCCTGCGCGCCTATCTCGCCACTACCGACGATCCACGCAACCCAGGCAAGAAACTCTCAGAGACCACCATCATCGTGGTCTCCTCTGACCACGGCGGCAAGTCCACCACCCCAATCGCTGACGGCAAATCGCTGGAAGATGACTCCACTGACCCGGTAAACCCGGCACCGACTTACGTGGAGAGCAAGGGCGCTTATAAATCCGGCACACCAAACGCCTACAGCTCCTACCCCACCTCCAACTATCCCTTCCGCCAAGGCAAGACCTGGGTTTACGAAGGCGGTCTGAAAATTCCACTCATCGTCTACTACCCGGGCGTCACCCCGGCAGGCAGCCACTCTAGCTCCTTCGTTCACGGTGCAGATTTTTTCGCCTCCTTTGTGGACATGGCTGGCGGTAGCCAGTCCTCGGAATCTTCTGACTCAGTCTCCTTCATGCTCTCCGCTGCTCTTCCAGAGCTCTCCGCCCGCAAGGACCTGCACCACTTCTTCACCAATGCCAATACGGGCACAGGCAACCCAGCCCTCGCCGCCTACCGTAAGGGGGACTACAAACTCCTCTACTTCATGGTTCAGCGTAAGGTTGAGCTCTATAACCTAGCCGCGGACATCTACGAGCAGAACGATATCTCCGAGATCCGCCCGGATCTTGCCAAGGAAATGCTTCACCAGGTCTACCAGCAGTTCCTCGAAACCGGAGCCAAAATGCCTAAGCCTGGATCCAATACCTGGAAAAGTGAACAGGAGATCCTGGTCTCCAACGGCGTCATCAGCGCCCTCCCCACACCACCGGATGCAGCCCCATCCAACCTCACCGTCACCCAGCTCTCAGAGACAGCCCTGCAGCTCGACTGGACAGTAAATGCCACCAATGCAACACACGCGATCATCTACCGCAGCAGCCCGGATGAAGACGGAACCTACCGTGAGATAGCCTACGTCCCGGTCAGCCAGACCAGCTATATCGATACCCATTTCACCTCCATCGTCGGTCAAAAATACAAGTACCGGATCGAGCTAGAAAACCTCGGCGGATGGAACGGCTTCAGCATTGATGCCTCCGGGGAATTTTCCAGTGGCTCCAGCAACAATGGAGTGACTAATACCGGCAACACCGTCCACACACTCGTCTCCGACGACGCACTAGCCCTCCAACTCAACGATGATGATATCACCTCGGTCCCTGGGGAAGAGCGCATCATCTATCCCTTGCTCAACGACCTCGGTGAAGGTCAAATGACGATCACCTCTATCACCCAGCCTTCCACCGGCTATGCTACCACAGACGGAGAGACAGTCACCTTCCATGCTCCGGCAGAATTCGCAGGAGGTATCACCATAGACTACACCGTAAGCGATTCCGCTTCCCAGACAGACACCGCCACACTTTACATCGAGCTACCAGACGTCTCCACGGAGACTGGCCTTGTCGCTTGGGAATTTGACGACGCTGCGACTACTCAACTGGAGAACACTACCAGCACGACTGGAATTTCCTTCACCGGTACCACCTCCGCCAATGTAGCCACAGACGGCTCAGGCCTCCTGGTACTCTCCAACGACACCAAGAACCACAACCGCACCTCGCAGGACATCACCGCTACCCCATATGAAAACGGCTCCTACCGTTTCCGCTTCCGCGTGCAGGATGTCGATCTGAGCAACGCTGACAACGGCGCAGCCTTCGGCTTCTCCTTCAGAGACCAAGCCCTCACTTCAGACTTCGGCATCGTCCGATTCAAGAAGTCCGGCAGCGACATTATTCTGGAAGTCCGCAACAACAACCCAGCCAACAACAACGCCGTCACCCTCCACACCATCGCTGGACTCACCATCAACGATGCAGTCGTCACCTCCACTCTGGACCTCGACAACAAGACGATCTCCACCAGTCTGGAACTCAATGGCGGTGCAGCCATCGACCTGGCTGATGCAACAGCTTACACCGGAGCCCAGAAGCTCGACACCATCAAGTTCCAGGCCAATACCAACTCGGCTGGTGCCCTGCAGGCTAAGATCGACTACTTCCGCGTCTTCAGCGTCGCTACCGAGGGTCCACTTTACCAGGCATGGTCCGGATCCTTCGACTGGAACGGCGTCAAAGACATCCTCTCCACTGATGATCCAGACAAAGACGGTCTCTCCAACTTCGTCGAGTTCTCCATGGGCACCTCGCCGCTTAACCCGAATTCACCGGAGGATATCTTTACTCTCGTCCCCCAAGGGGACGGCCTAGCCCTCCAGTTCACCCCGTTCAGAAACACCTCAGCCATCAGTTACAAAGTGCTCTTCTCGGATGATTTGGTGGACTGGGGCAGCATCAGCAGCGTCACCATCTCCAGCAGCGCCGGACAGAGCACCACCGTGCCACTCCCTACCCTGACCAAAGCCTTCTCAAAAATACAAATCAAAGAGACGCTAAACTAA
- a CDS encoding PEP-CTERM sorting domain-containing protein, with protein sequence MNKLTTYALMAAASTATSQAALTWTGGGDAISLYQEANWQDDQGSTPGANTINGGADITADTGGLIEISSGTGTPSNFGGTFQTGSGNSLTVGGGKTLASIGRSDVTGGGAGTTLTVEGGATLSVGDVSGFENHSFTDSTVNLSSLTTSGGTLNSTNTSFTAGTAAINDATTGNVASLNVTSSFTSNGTVGVVFNSLTLDGATASLTGMSGDSNVYLTNGSTWASTFLTQGVDVFIDATSSLSLAGAGDPINSQAVQTTINLEVGAQLTLASLEEFTEQGADIFVNGVSFANDTSILSFNGTTATAVPEPTSSVMIGLVGLGFILRRRR encoded by the coding sequence ATGAACAAACTCACAACCTATGCCCTGATGGCTGCAGCATCTACTGCCACCAGTCAGGCAGCTCTGACTTGGACTGGTGGAGGAGACGCAATCTCCCTTTACCAGGAAGCCAACTGGCAAGACGACCAAGGCTCTACACCGGGCGCCAACACCATCAACGGCGGCGCAGACATCACCGCTGACACCGGCGGACTCATTGAAATCTCCAGCGGCACCGGTACTCCCAGCAACTTCGGCGGAACTTTCCAGACAGGATCGGGCAACAGCCTGACCGTGGGCGGAGGCAAGACACTTGCATCTATCGGCAGATCTGACGTGACCGGTGGCGGCGCTGGCACCACACTCACCGTCGAAGGTGGCGCTACACTCTCCGTGGGTGATGTTTCCGGATTCGAGAACCACTCATTCACAGACTCCACAGTCAACCTATCTTCATTGACTACTTCTGGCGGCACCCTCAATTCCACCAATACCAGCTTCACCGCTGGTACAGCTGCGATCAATGATGCCACCACTGGCAATGTGGCCTCCCTGAACGTCACCTCCTCCTTTACATCCAATGGCACTGTAGGCGTCGTCTTCAATTCACTGACTCTGGACGGAGCCACAGCGAGCCTCACAGGCATGTCAGGTGACAGCAACGTCTACCTGACCAATGGTTCGACATGGGCCAGCACCTTCTTGACTCAAGGTGTGGATGTCTTCATCGACGCTACAAGCTCACTCAGCCTGGCTGGCGCTGGAGACCCCATCAATTCCCAGGCCGTTCAAACCACGATCAATCTGGAAGTCGGCGCTCAACTGACACTCGCTTCACTGGAGGAATTCACCGAGCAAGGCGCCGACATCTTTGTCAACGGCGTATCATTCGCGAATGATACAAGCATCCTCAGCTTCAACGGCACCACCGCAACCGCAGTCCCTGAGCCGACATCCTCAGTGATGATCGGACTGGTTGGTCTCGGCTTCATCCTTCGCCGCCGCAGATAA
- a CDS encoding PEP-CTERM sorting domain-containing protein, with protein MRNLTKISLALLLASSQSQAALTWTGNNNTLYAESNWEADGGGTPAADTINPGQAIDTAITGGLIIIGASGTGSPNNFGTNSFNIGDNDLILEAGQTLASSGSYGLVASNISHTFTIQGGSTVNLQFINTLTITLDGASSLTLRGGNSPLPGSSTVNFLDTDSTLSFLNEDLASFQAEHQSVITVGGNALVLGSDPYAIEAGDNAVLTSINGGLGTQVNAIAIPEPSNTALIGLTGLGFILRRRK; from the coding sequence ATGAGAAACCTCACAAAAATATCTCTAGCTCTCTTACTCGCGAGCAGCCAGTCACAGGCGGCACTAACTTGGACGGGCAACAACAACACCCTCTACGCTGAATCCAACTGGGAGGCCGACGGCGGAGGCACACCTGCAGCTGACACCATCAATCCAGGTCAAGCGATCGACACAGCCATCACCGGCGGCCTCATCATCATCGGCGCCAGCGGAACCGGCTCTCCGAACAACTTCGGCACCAACAGCTTCAACATCGGTGACAACGACCTCATTCTTGAAGCTGGTCAGACACTCGCCTCCAGTGGCAGTTATGGCTTGGTAGCCTCCAACATCAGCCACACTTTCACCATCCAGGGCGGCAGCACCGTGAACCTCCAGTTCATCAACACGCTGACCATCACACTCGACGGAGCCTCCTCACTTACATTGAGGGGCGGCAACTCCCCACTTCCCGGCAGCTCTACAGTCAACTTTCTCGATACAGACAGCACCTTGAGCTTCCTCAACGAAGATCTTGCAAGCTTTCAGGCAGAGCATCAATCCGTCATCACCGTCGGAGGCAATGCTCTTGTATTGGGCTCAGATCCATATGCGATCGAAGCTGGAGACAACGCCGTACTCACTTCCATCAACGGAGGTCTCGGTACCCAGGTAAACGCCATTGCGATTCCAGAGCCCTCAAACACCGCTCTCATCGGACTCACCGGACTGGGTTTTATCCTCCGCCGCCGTAAATAA
- a CDS encoding GNAT family N-acetyltransferase/peptidase C39 family protein gives MNKTFIRDVSTDDLEKLLRIEQACFETDRLSRRSFQRWITGTNSILRVIERDGQLVGYALVLLHRGTRLARLYSIAISHPARGQGLGKKLLQDVEEAAAKQDRFFMRLEVSDNNQAARQLYQSTGYAPFEEIHDYYEDHSDAVRMQKRIRHPDLEHIPNRVPWYQQTTDFTCGPAALMMAMASIRPDIGFTQELELDLWREATTIYMTSGHGGCHPLGLALAAHRRHYHPRVLLSHKCPLFLDGVRSEHKKDIMQTVHHHFLQQAKDKDIPIHYQRITNASLEQHLQAGAAICILISSYRLNGDKAPHWVVITASDSLCFYLHDPDVEKLTRSPLDCQYIPVAKNEFAKMINYGSKRFHSAVILEPQK, from the coding sequence ATGAACAAGACCTTCATCCGCGATGTGAGCACGGACGACCTCGAGAAACTCCTCCGCATCGAACAGGCGTGCTTTGAAACCGACCGCCTCAGCAGACGTTCCTTCCAACGCTGGATCACAGGCACCAACTCCATCCTCCGGGTGATTGAGCGCGACGGGCAGCTTGTCGGCTATGCACTGGTTCTGCTCCACCGAGGCACCCGCCTAGCCCGACTCTACTCCATCGCCATCAGCCATCCGGCCCGCGGGCAAGGCCTCGGCAAGAAGCTGCTGCAGGACGTCGAGGAAGCCGCCGCTAAACAGGACCGCTTCTTCATGCGCCTAGAGGTCAGCGATAACAACCAAGCCGCGCGTCAGCTCTACCAGTCCACAGGTTACGCCCCCTTTGAGGAAATCCACGACTACTACGAGGACCACAGTGATGCCGTGAGGATGCAGAAGCGCATCCGCCATCCCGACCTAGAGCACATTCCAAATCGTGTTCCTTGGTACCAGCAGACCACCGACTTCACCTGCGGCCCCGCCGCCCTCATGATGGCTATGGCCAGCATCCGGCCGGACATCGGCTTCACCCAGGAGCTTGAGCTAGACCTCTGGCGTGAGGCTACCACTATCTACATGACCTCTGGCCATGGTGGCTGCCACCCGCTAGGCCTCGCCCTTGCAGCCCACCGCCGCCACTATCACCCCAGAGTCCTGCTTAGCCACAAGTGCCCACTCTTCCTGGATGGCGTTCGTAGTGAACACAAAAAGGACATCATGCAGACCGTACACCATCATTTCCTCCAACAGGCGAAAGACAAGGACATCCCCATCCACTACCAACGCATCACCAACGCCAGCCTCGAGCAACACCTTCAGGCTGGAGCCGCCATCTGCATCCTCATCAGCAGCTATCGCCTCAACGGGGACAAAGCCCCTCACTGGGTCGTGATCACAGCCTCCGATTCACTCTGCTTCTACCTGCACGACCCTGATGTAGAAAAACTCACCCGCAGCCCCCTCGACTGCCAGTACATCCCCGTGGCCAAAAACGAATTCGCCAAGATGATCAACTACGGCAGCAAACGCTTCCACTCCGCAGTCATCCTGGAACCTCAAAAATAA